The proteins below are encoded in one region of Qipengyuania sp. HL-TH1:
- the hisG gene encoding ATP phosphoribosyltransferase, translating to MNDRLTFAVPKGRILDEALPVMARAGVVPEDGFHDKANRSLTFATTRADMHLIRVRAFDVATFVAHGAAQLGIVGSDVIEEFDYADLYAPVDLDIGHCHLSVAEPREGGASVDGASHLRVATKYPNLTRRHFERQGIQAECVKLNGAMEIAPALGLAGRIVDLVSTGTTLRENGLVETSRILDISARLIVNRAALKTDPRVAALVEGFRADAAKREAA from the coding sequence ATGAATGATCGCCTGACTTTCGCCGTTCCCAAGGGCCGCATCCTCGATGAGGCGCTGCCGGTCATGGCGCGTGCCGGCGTCGTGCCGGAAGACGGCTTCCACGACAAGGCCAACCGCTCGCTGACATTTGCCACCACGCGCGCAGACATGCACCTCATCCGCGTGCGCGCTTTCGACGTGGCGACCTTCGTGGCGCATGGCGCGGCGCAGCTGGGCATCGTCGGATCGGACGTGATCGAGGAATTCGATTATGCCGATCTCTACGCGCCCGTCGATCTCGACATCGGCCATTGTCACCTGTCGGTGGCCGAACCCAGGGAAGGCGGCGCCAGTGTCGATGGCGCGAGCCACCTACGCGTCGCGACCAAATACCCCAACCTCACCCGCCGCCATTTCGAGCGGCAGGGCATCCAGGCCGAGTGCGTCAAGCTCAACGGGGCGATGGAAATCGCCCCTGCGCTGGGCCTCGCCGGACGGATCGTGGATCTCGTTTCGACGGGCACCACCCTGCGCGAGAACGGCCTGGTCGAAACCAGCCGCATCCTCGATATTTCCGCGCGCCTGATCGTCAACCGGGCGGCGCTGAAAACCGATCCGCGGGTCGCCGCGCTGGTCGAGGGCTTTCGCGCCGATGCAGCGAAGCGCGAGGCCGCCTGA
- the thiL gene encoding thiamine-phosphate kinase translates to MNESAFIAALKALADTPAARGLDDDAAIIEIGGEQLVLTHDTLVQGVHVREDEDPADIAWKLVAVNLSDLAAKGAAPVGVLVSHMLGDADEGFVAGLREVLETYATPLLGGDTVRADGRRVWGCTAIGRATHTPVPDRRSARAGDAIFVTGTLGRAMLGMVDRGSGSADDLAYRRPRPLLAEGRALAPHVGAMMDISDGLLLDSWRMAKASDVRFHLDRGAIPVADPERADECMRWGDDYQLLFTASPDADLPVPATRIGTVAEGPARLALDGAILTPEDGLGYRH, encoded by the coding sequence CTGAACGAAAGCGCGTTCATCGCCGCGCTGAAGGCGCTGGCCGACACGCCCGCCGCGCGCGGCCTCGACGATGACGCCGCGATTATCGAAATCGGCGGCGAACAGCTCGTCCTGACGCACGATACGCTGGTCCAGGGCGTCCATGTCCGCGAGGACGAGGACCCGGCCGATATCGCGTGGAAGCTGGTGGCGGTGAACCTGTCCGATCTTGCCGCCAAGGGCGCCGCCCCCGTCGGGGTGCTGGTATCGCATATGCTGGGCGACGCCGACGAAGGCTTCGTCGCGGGCCTGCGCGAGGTGCTCGAGACCTATGCCACCCCGCTGTTGGGCGGGGACACGGTGCGCGCCGATGGACGCCGTGTGTGGGGCTGCACCGCAATCGGCCGGGCCACGCACACGCCCGTCCCCGACCGGCGCAGCGCGCGTGCAGGCGACGCGATCTTCGTCACCGGCACGCTTGGCCGGGCAATGCTGGGAATGGTCGATCGCGGGTCTGGCAGCGCCGACGACCTTGCTTATCGCCGCCCCCGTCCGCTACTGGCCGAAGGGCGCGCCCTGGCACCGCATGTCGGCGCGATGATGGACATCTCGGACGGTCTGCTGCTCGACAGCTGGCGCATGGCGAAAGCGAGCGATGTCAGGTTCCACCTCGATCGCGGCGCGATCCCCGTCGCCGACCCCGAACGCGCGGACGAATGCATGCGCTGGGGCGACGATTACCAATTGCTGTTCACCGCGTCGCCCGACGCCGATTTGCCCGTCCCCGCAACGCGTATCGGGACGGTTGCCGAGGGTCCGGCCCGGCTCGCGCTGGACGGGGCCATCCTCACGCCCGAAGACGGTCTCGGCTACCGCCACTGA
- the nusB gene encoding transcription antitermination factor NusB: MSQNPKSQARSAARLGAVQALYQQHMEGTKLARLLDEFHQHRLGRVIEDEEYADADTDFFDDIVGGVDARREEIDERLTARLAQGWTLARLDKTMLQILRAGTYELIARPDVPKASSISEYVDVAKAFFDDREAKFVNGILDAVAKEAGR, translated from the coding sequence ATGAGCCAGAACCCCAAATCCCAGGCCCGCAGCGCCGCCCGCCTCGGCGCTGTCCAGGCGCTTTACCAGCAGCATATGGAGGGCACCAAGCTTGCCCGCCTGCTCGACGAATTCCACCAGCATCGCCTCGGCCGCGTGATCGAGGACGAGGAATATGCCGATGCCGACACCGACTTCTTCGACGATATCGTCGGTGGGGTGGATGCGCGGCGCGAAGAAATCGACGAGCGTCTGACCGCGCGTCTGGCGCAGGGATGGACGCTGGCACGGCTCGACAAGACCATGCTGCAGATCCTGCGCGCAGGCACCTATGAACTGATCGCCCGGCCCGATGTGCCCAAGGCGAGTTCGATCAGCGAATATGTCGATGTCGCCAAGGCGTTCTTCGACGATCGCGAGGCGAAATTCGTCAACGGCATTCTCGATGCGGTCGCCAAAGAGGCGGGGCGCTGA
- the hisD gene encoding histidinol dehydrogenase → MRWLRTSAEGFENAFARIVRNRRESDTQVGRDVANMINEVRERGDDALVDYTARFDHHRLSEDTDWRIDAADCHAAYDALDPELRDALELAASRIRAYHEGQLPEDRDYTDDIGMRLGARWNAVDAAGLYVPGGRAAYPSSLLMNAIPAKVAGVERLVVTTPTPKGEVNQLVLAAAHIAGVDEIWRVGGAQAVAALAYGTERIGKVDVIAGPGNAWVAEAKRQLYGVVGIDMVAGPSEILVIADGNNNPDWIAADLLSQAEHDPTSQSILITDSEPLARQVEDAIDVALMRLSTAKTAKTSWDGHGLIMIVDSLDEAPALSDRLAAEHVELMVDEPQALFDRLRHAGSVFLGRHTPEAVGDYIAGPNHVLPTGRRARFASGLSVLDFMKRTSFIDASHAALAAIGPAAVKLAEAEGLPAHALSISTRLK, encoded by the coding sequence ATGCGATGGTTACGAACTTCGGCTGAGGGCTTCGAGAACGCCTTTGCGCGCATCGTGCGCAACCGGCGCGAAAGCGACACGCAGGTCGGGCGCGATGTCGCGAACATGATCAATGAAGTGCGCGAGCGCGGCGATGATGCGCTGGTCGATTACACCGCGCGCTTCGACCATCACCGGCTGAGCGAAGACACCGACTGGCGGATCGACGCTGCCGATTGCCACGCCGCCTATGACGCGCTCGACCCCGAGCTGCGCGATGCGCTCGAACTCGCGGCCAGCCGCATCCGCGCCTATCACGAAGGGCAATTGCCCGAAGATCGCGACTATACCGACGATATCGGCATGCGGCTGGGCGCCCGCTGGAATGCCGTCGATGCTGCCGGGCTCTATGTTCCTGGCGGACGCGCGGCCTATCCCTCCTCGCTGCTGATGAATGCGATCCCCGCCAAGGTCGCGGGCGTCGAACGGCTGGTGGTCACCACCCCGACGCCCAAGGGCGAGGTCAATCAACTGGTGCTCGCCGCCGCGCATATCGCGGGGGTGGACGAGATCTGGCGGGTCGGCGGTGCGCAAGCCGTGGCCGCGCTCGCCTATGGCACCGAGCGGATCGGCAAGGTCGATGTCATTGCCGGACCGGGCAATGCCTGGGTCGCCGAAGCCAAGCGCCAGCTGTATGGCGTGGTCGGGATCGACATGGTCGCCGGGCCCAGCGAGATCCTCGTCATCGCCGATGGCAATAACAATCCCGACTGGATCGCCGCCGACCTGCTCAGCCAGGCCGAACACGACCCGACCAGCCAGTCGATCCTGATCACCGACAGCGAGCCGCTGGCGCGCCAGGTCGAAGATGCGATCGATGTCGCACTGATGAGGCTGTCGACCGCCAAGACCGCCAAGACCAGCTGGGATGGTCACGGGCTGATCATGATTGTCGACAGCCTCGATGAAGCCCCCGCCCTGTCGGACCGGCTAGCGGCGGAGCATGTCGAGCTGATGGTCGACGAGCCGCAGGCGCTGTTCGACCGGTTGCGCCATGCCGGCAGCGTCTTCCTCGGCCGGCACACGCCCGAAGCGGTCGGCGATTATATCGCCGGTCCCAACCACGTCCTTCCCACTGGCCGCCGCGCCCGTTTTGCGAGCGGACTGTCGGTGCTCGATTTCATGAAGCGCACCAGCTTTATCGATGCTTCCCACGCCGCGCTTGCCGCCATCGGCCCCGCAGCGGTGAAGCTGGCCGAAGCCGAAGGCCTTCCCGCGCACGCCCTATCGATTTCCACGAGACTGAAATGA
- a CDS encoding sodium-translocating pyrophosphatase produces the protein MDLVLIAILLGLLAVVYGFVTSRQVLGAGAGNERMQEIASAIQEGAQAYLKRQYTTIALVGVVVAVLVFVFLGTVPTIGFVIGAILSGLAGFIGMNISVRANVRTAAAAQSGLQQGLTLAFRAGAITGMLVAGLALLAIAVFFWYLTGPGGHAPNSREVIDGLIGLAFGASLISIFARLGGGIFTKAADVGADLVGKVEAGIPEDDPRNPAVIADNVGDNVGDCAGMAADLFETYVVTVGATMVLTALLFGDALGDLLMPMMALPLLIGGACIVTSIIGTYFVKLGKGSTNVMGAMYKGFIITAVLAVPLIWLVMDQALGGMTTEIGGAPAGIDPGAPLAEEGMAEQVRTFTGWDLFWSSVVGLAITGLIIWITEYYTGTNFRPVKSIAKASETGHGTNVIQGLAISLESTALPTLVIVAGIIASFQLAGLMGIAYAATAMLALAGMVVALDAYGPVTDNAGGIAEMAGLDDSVREKTDLLDAVGNTTKAVTKGYAIGSAGLGALVLFAAYTTDLAEFFPDADVDFSLENPYVIVGLLLGALLPYLFGAMGMTAVGRAAGDVVKDVRDQFAGDPGIMAGTSKPDYARTVDLVTKAAIKEMIVPSLLPVLAPIVVYYAIYFLAGQENAFAAVGALLLGVIIGGIFVALSMTAGGGAWDNAKKYIEDGHHGGKGSEAHKAAVTGDTVGDPYKDTAGPAVNPMIKITNIVALLLLAALAAG, from the coding sequence GTGGACCTAGTTCTCATAGCAATTCTGCTGGGACTGCTGGCCGTCGTGTACGGCTTCGTCACCAGCCGCCAGGTGCTTGGCGCAGGCGCCGGCAACGAGCGAATGCAGGAAATCGCCAGCGCAATCCAGGAAGGCGCGCAGGCCTATCTCAAACGGCAGTACACCACCATCGCGCTCGTCGGCGTGGTCGTGGCGGTGCTGGTATTCGTGTTCCTCGGCACCGTGCCGACGATCGGCTTTGTCATCGGGGCGATCCTGTCGGGTCTCGCGGGCTTCATCGGGATGAACATCTCGGTGCGGGCCAACGTCCGCACGGCCGCCGCCGCGCAAAGCGGCTTGCAGCAGGGCCTGACCCTCGCCTTTCGCGCAGGTGCAATCACCGGCATGCTGGTGGCCGGCCTCGCGCTGCTCGCGATCGCGGTGTTCTTCTGGTATCTCACCGGACCCGGCGGGCATGCACCCAACAGCCGTGAAGTCATCGACGGCCTCATCGGCCTCGCCTTCGGGGCCTCGCTGATCTCGATCTTCGCGCGTCTTGGCGGCGGGATTTTCACCAAGGCCGCCGATGTCGGTGCCGACCTCGTCGGCAAGGTCGAGGCGGGCATCCCCGAAGACGATCCGCGCAACCCTGCGGTCATCGCCGACAATGTCGGTGACAATGTCGGCGACTGTGCGGGCATGGCTGCCGATCTGTTCGAAACCTATGTCGTCACCGTGGGTGCCACGATGGTCCTCACCGCGCTGCTTTTCGGCGACGCGCTGGGCGACCTGCTCATGCCGATGATGGCCCTGCCGCTGCTGATCGGCGGTGCATGTATCGTCACCAGCATCATCGGGACCTATTTCGTGAAGCTCGGCAAAGGCAGTACGAACGTGATGGGCGCGATGTACAAGGGCTTCATCATCACCGCCGTGCTGGCGGTACCGCTGATCTGGCTGGTCATGGACCAGGCACTTGGCGGGATGACTACCGAAATCGGCGGCGCACCCGCCGGGATCGACCCGGGCGCCCCGCTGGCGGAAGAAGGTATGGCCGAACAGGTCCGCACCTTCACCGGCTGGGACCTGTTCTGGAGTTCGGTCGTCGGTCTGGCCATCACCGGCCTGATCATCTGGATCACCGAATACTACACCGGCACCAATTTCCGCCCGGTGAAGTCGATCGCCAAGGCTTCGGAGACGGGTCATGGCACCAATGTGATCCAGGGTCTGGCAATCAGCCTTGAATCGACCGCGCTGCCGACGCTGGTGATCGTCGCCGGCATCATCGCCTCCTTCCAGCTCGCCGGGCTGATGGGGATCGCCTATGCGGCCACCGCCATGTTGGCCCTGGCAGGCATGGTCGTGGCACTCGATGCCTATGGTCCGGTGACCGACAATGCCGGCGGAATTGCCGAAATGGCCGGTCTCGACGACAGCGTGCGCGAAAAGACCGATCTGCTCGACGCAGTGGGCAATACCACCAAGGCGGTGACCAAGGGCTACGCGATCGGTTCGGCAGGTCTGGGCGCACTGGTGCTGTTCGCGGCCTATACGACCGACCTCGCGGAGTTCTTCCCCGATGCGGACGTCGATTTCAGCCTCGAGAACCCTTACGTGATCGTTGGCCTGCTGCTCGGCGCGCTGCTCCCGTACCTGTTCGGTGCGATGGGCATGACCGCGGTGGGCCGCGCCGCTGGCGACGTGGTCAAGGATGTGCGCGACCAGTTCGCGGGCGACCCGGGGATCATGGCGGGCACCAGCAAGCCCGACTACGCCCGCACGGTGGATCTCGTCACCAAGGCCGCGATCAAGGAAATGATCGTGCCCTCGCTGCTGCCGGTGCTGGCGCCGATCGTGGTTTATTATGCGATCTACTTCCTCGCCGGGCAGGAGAACGCCTTCGCCGCTGTCGGGGCCCTGCTCCTCGGCGTGATTATCGGCGGGATCTTCGTCGCGCTCTCGATGACCGCCGGTGGCGGCGCATGGGACAATGCGAAGAAATATATCGAGGACGGCCATCACGGCGGCAAGGGCAGCGAAGCCCACAAGGCCGCAGTGACCGGCGATACCGTGGGCGATCCCTACAAGGACACGGCTGGTCCGGCGGTGAACCCGATGATCAAGATCACCAATATTGTCGCCCTGTTGCTGCTG